A region of the Exiguobacterium aurantiacum DSM 6208 genome:
CGTCCTCCTCGACCGGACGTTCCTGATCGGTTTTGTGTTCTTCCGCTTCTTGTTCGCGGGCGTGCTCGATACAAAGCGTCGTTTCCGGGATGATTTCGAGACGGTCGATCTCAATCTCTTCACCACACACTTCACATTTTCCGTACGTGCCGTTCTCGATGGCGAGGAGTGCTTTATCGACGTCGGTCAAAAACTCCTCATCGAGTTCGGTCAAAGCCTGGTCGCGCTCACGGAGGAACAACTCTTCCCCAGAGTCGGCCGGATGGTTGTCGTAATGTGACAGTTCCCCTTCATCGTACACTTCTTCCCGGTTTTCCATGTATCCTTCTGTCTTCGCTTTTTCTTTTAACAATCGTTCTTTGAACGTTTTGATTTGGTCTTGTGTCAACATAGTTTCACACTCCAGTTCTGATTTCATTAGTAATAGCATTTCCCATTTTATGATGCGACAAACCATCTCATCCGGCTTCCGGCTGTAAACAGAAGCAAGAACGGGTATGATAATGAAAGAAGAAGTCGTGGCAAATCACAAAAGGAGGGACATCATGAGACGAGTAGAAGTTGTACCGTACGACCCGACGTGGGTAGCTCGATTCGAAGAAGAGGCAGGTCGATTGAGCCGGCTTTTTGAAGGGACGGTGCTGGCGATTCATCATATCGGCAGCACGTCGGTGCCAGGTCTCGAGGCGAAGCCGATCATCGACATCATGCCCGTCGTTCGAGCGATTGAGCAAGTCGATGAACTGTCTGGGCATATGGAGGCGCTCGGCTACCGGAGCTTCGGTGAACACGGCATCCCAAGACGACGCTTTTTTGCGAAAGGTGACGACGTGCGGACGTTTCACGTCCACGTTTTCGAGGCGGGCGATGATGGTGTGACCCGTCATTTGGCGTTTCGTGAATATTTAAAAGCGTTCCCGGACGTGCGTGCCGAATATGGTGACTTGAAGCGAACGCTCGCTGAGCAGCACCCGACCGATATCGAGAGCTACATTCAAGGGAAGCAGGAGTGGGTGTCGGAGACGGAACGTGTCGCCACGATTTGGTATATGGCCGAACAAACAA
Encoded here:
- a CDS encoding TraR/DksA C4-type zinc finger protein; the encoded protein is MLTQDQIKTFKERLLKEKAKTEGYMENREEVYDEGELSHYDNHPADSGEELFLRERDQALTELDEEFLTDVDKALLAIENGTYGKCEVCGEEIEIDRLEIIPETTLCIEHAREQEAEEHKTDQERPVEEDVLDPSETARRKQLDGSDDINQSTDAFSQVEDFGSSDTIADSEGNHDPTRE
- a CDS encoding GrpB family protein; amino-acid sequence: MRRVEVVPYDPTWVARFEEEAGRLSRLFEGTVLAIHHIGSTSVPGLEAKPIIDIMPVVRAIEQVDELSGHMEALGYRSFGEHGIPRRRFFAKGDDVRTFHVHVFEAGDDGVTRHLAFREYLKAFPDVRAEYGDLKRTLAEQHPTDIESYIQGKQEWVSETERVATIWYMAEQTK